The following DNA comes from Gordonia zhaorongruii.
ATGCTCCACCTGCAGCCGGGTGTTGACCTCCAGGAATGCGAACAGCTTCTCGCCGGGGTGGTACAGGAACTCGACCGTGGCGGCGCCGCGGTAGCCGACGGCATTGGCCAATCGCTCGGCGGAGGTCTTGACCTCCTCTGTCTGCTCCTCGGAGAGCACCGGCGACGCCGACTCCTCGATGACCTTCTGGTTGCGTCGCTGCACCGAGCAGTCGCGGACGCCGAGCGCCCACGCGGTGCCCTGTCCGTCGGCGATGACCTGCACCTCGACGTGCCGCGCGCCGGTGACCAGCCGTTCGAGGAAGACGACGCCGCTGCCGAAGGCCCGCTCGGCCTCCTCACGGGTGCGCTGGTAGGCGTCGACGAGGTCGGCGTCGTCGGTCACCTTGCGGATGCCGCGTCCGCCGCCGCCCGCGGTGGCCTTGAGCATCAGCGGGTAACCGATGTTCGCGGCGGCCTCCTTGGCGGACTCGACGTCCTCGACGGGTCCGCGGCTCCACGGCGCCACCGGAACACCGACCTCCTCGGCGATCAGCTTGGAACCGATCTTGTCGCCGAGCTTGCGCATCGCCGCACCCGACGGCCCGATGAAGGTGACGCCGATGCGGTCGCACATCTCCGCGAACGCCGGGTCCTCGGCGACGAATCCCCAGCCGACCCATGCGGCGTCGGCGCCGGACTCCAGCAGCGCGCGCTCGAGCAGAGCCAGGTCGAGATAGGGGCGGGCCGACGCCGGGCCGAGATCGTAGGCGATGTCCGCTTCCCGGACGTATGTAGCCGTCTGGTCGACATCGGTGTGCAGTGCGACGACCTCGACGTTCTGTCCGGTCTCCGCGTTCAGATCGCGTACGGCGTTGATGAGGCGCATACCGGCCTCGCCTCGGTTGACGATCGCGATGCGTTGGAACACGCAGAACTCCTTGCTTTCTTCAGGCTGTCGGGAGAGTGACTGTTGTTATTGTTCCGTGTCCTGTGTGGTCATTACCACGGAATCAGGTGTGACAAGAATCCCGTACTCGCTGGTAGCGGCCCGCGAACCGGAAAAAAGGGCTGACGGCTCATCGAATCGACATCAGGGGAGGGCGTTGGCAAGCGGTGCGGTCTCGAGCCCGAGCGCGCCTGCGGCGAAGCGTGAGACCGGTCCGGCCCCCGCTTCGAGAGCCGCGGCGTATCCGTCCCGTGCGGTGCCGCACAGCTCGCCGGACTCGGGGCCGGTCTGCTGCACACCGATCAGCGCCACCGTCTCGCCGGTCGTCGGAATGCACACCGCCCAGATGAACAGCGACTCGTCCGCCCAGCCGGCTTCGGCGCGCGCCACGTACCCGGCCGCGTCCGCTACGCCGAGGAGTGCCAGGGCCGGAACGTCGGAGAGCCGGTCGTCATCACGCAGAGAGCGTAGATACCACGCGCCCGCATTGATCTCGACCGGCTCCACCGAACGTCGTTCCTGCGAGTCGATGACTACTTGATCTCGAGGAGGACGGTGCCCTGCGTGACCGCAGCTCCCGCCTCGACCGAAAGACCGGTGACTGTGCCGTCCTTGTGCGCGGTGACCGGGTTCTCCATCTTCATGGCCTCCAGGACCACGATGAGATCACCCGCGGCGACGGTGTCGCCCTCGCTCACCGAGACCTTCACGACGGTGCCCTGCATGGGGGCCGTCACCGCGTCGCCGGAGGCGGCGACGCCGCCCTTCTTCCGGGTACGCGGCTTCGGCTTGCGGCGGATGGCGCCACCGTTGGCACCGCCGCCGCCCAGGTTCAGATCGCCCGGCAGCGAGACCTCGACGCGTCGGCCGCCGACCTCGACGACCACGTTCTGACGGGGTGCTGTGTCGTCCTCCTCGATCGGCTCACCTGCGGTGTACGGCTCGATCGGGTTGTCCCAGTCGGTCTCGATCCACTTGGTGTAGATGTCGAACTTCTCGCCGTCACCGATGAAGGCGCGGTTGGAGACGATGTGGCGGTGGAACGGGAGGACCGTGGCCAGCCCCTCCACCTCGAACTCGGCGAGAGCGCGGCGCGACCGTTCGAGTGCCTGGTCGCGATCCTCACCCGTGACGATCAGCTTGGCGAGCATCGAATCGAACTGGCCGCCGATGACGTCACCCTGCACCACGCCGGAGTCGACGCGCACGCCCGGGCCGGTCGGCTCCTTGTACACGCTGATCGGGCCGGGTGCCGGAAGGAATCCGCGTCCGGCGTCCTCGCCGTTGATGCGGAACTCGAACGAGTGACCGCGCGGCGTCGGGTCCTGCGTGACGGTGAGTTCCTTGCCCTCCGCGATGCGGAACTGCTGACGCACCAGGTCGATGCCCGCGGTCTCCTCGGTGACCGGGTGCTCCACCTGAAGTCGGGTGTTCACCTCGAGGAACGAGATCGTGTCGCCCTGGACCAGGTACTCGACGGTGCCCGCTCCGAAGTAGCCGGCCTCGCGGCAGATGGCCTTGGCCGACGAATGGATCTGGTCGCGCTGCGCGTCGGTCAGGAACGGTGCGGGAGCTTCCTCGACGAGCTTCTGAAAGCGACGCTGCAGCGAGCAGTCGCGGGTGCCCGCGACGACGACGTTGCCGTGCTGGTCGGCGATGACCTGGGCCTCCACGTGACGGGCCTTGTCGAGGTACTGCTCGACGAAGCACTCGCCGCGACCGAACGCGGCGACGGCTTCGCGGGTCGCCGACTCGAACAGCTCGGGGATCTCCTCGACGGTGTGCGCGACCTTCATGCCGCGGCCGCCGCCACCGAACGCCGCCTTGATGGCGACCGGGACGCCGTACTCCTTGGCGAACGCCACGACCTCGTCGGCGCCGCCGACCGGGTCCTTGGTGCCCGCTGCCATCGGCGCCTTGGCGCGCTCGGCGATGTGTCGTGCGGTGACCTTGTCGCCGAGGTCGCGGATCGACTGCGGGGACGGACCGATCCAGGTGAGGCCGGCGTCGAGGACGGCCTGCGCGAACTCGGAGTTCTCCGAGAGGAATCCGTAGCCGGGGTGAATCGCGTCGGCGCCCGAGCGCGTTGCCGCGTCGAGCAGCTTGTCGAACACCAGGTACGACTCGGCCGAGGTCTGGCCTCCCAGAGCGAACGCCTCGTCGGCCAGGCGCACGAACTGCGCGTCGGCGTCGGGCTCGGCGTAGACGGCGACACTCGTGATGCCTGCGTCCTTGGCGGCGCGGATGACGCGGACCGCGATCTCACCGCGGTTCGCGATCAGAACCTTCTTGATGGTCGTCTGTGTGATCGAACTTGACACTGGCTCTCCTGTGGCGGGCCCACGCGTGCGGGCCGTCGTCGTGACGGACGGTGGCACCCGGTCGGGGGCGGCCCGGTCAGGGCAGCCGCCCACCGGGGCGCCGGGGGCTGTTGCGTCGCGCGGGATGACTCCACGTGTGGCGCTCAACACGGTGCCCGGGAGTCGGCCACCGTGAATTCCGGGATTCAGCGTATCCCACCGAGCAATCGCTCGGTAGAAGCCGTACCCGAAATCCGAGAACTCGTTCTACATGGCCGCCGACGTACTTGCGAGTAGCCCGGCGAAGTCGTCGAGGAACTTCAGGACCGGGCCGGGCTGCTCCGCCGGATAACGCGAGTGCATACGCAGGCCGGACGTGGTCCGATTGACCCAGATGTACACCTCGTCGCCGGAGTACGAGTGGCTCCGCAGCACCCGGGCTCCGCCGTCGTCAGCGGACGCCGACGACGGCGTGCCGCGCGCGTCCATGTACGAGACCACGAAACGCGGTGCCGGCGTGTGGCCGAGAAGCTCGGCGACCCGTAGGAACGGCAGCCGTGCGCCGTGCCGTCCCGTCACGAGACCTTCGGCGGCACGTTGGACGGCGGTGTCGAAGTCGGGGTCGTCCCGGACGTCGACCACGACCGGCGCCAGCCCGACGAACCAGCCGAGCGCGTGCTCCCATGCGGGATCGGTCCGGGTGTGCCGCGGCATCACGCACGCGAACTCGGATTCCGGTGCCGCGGAACGATACGCCAACGCCAGGGCGGCCAGCACCGCGGAGACGATGTTGCCGCCGGCGGTCGCGGATGCGACGTCGAGGGCTGCGGTCTGCGCGGCGTCGAGCAGACGCCCGCTGTGTGAGGACTGCGGCGGATGCTCCACGTCGAACGGGTCGTCGGAGTCGTCGGCCGGCGGAACCAAGGGGACGAAACGCGGGACGTCGCCGTGCTCGGCCAGGAACTCCCGCCACGTCTGCACGGCTCGATGCGACGCGTCGGCGGTGTCGGCGCGGGTGCGCTCCGCCGCGCTGAAGTCGATGTAACTGCCGGTCGGCGGAAGGTCGTGAGGACGCCGGTCGCGCGCCGAGCGATACAACTCGGTCAGTTCGTACTGCGCGGTGACCAGCGAGTACCCGTCGACGAGTGAATGGTCCGCCGCGAACAGCAGGGTGAAGCTCGTGCGGCGGGCCACGGTGGCGAACCGGTACGCGGGCCAGTGCAGGGGAGCGGTGGCCCGGTCGAACGATCCCGCCACCTGCTCCAGGAGCAGGTCGATGTCCGAATACCACCCGATCCGGCTCATCTTGAGACGCACGGTGCCCGGCTGAGTGCTGTAGCGCTCGGTGCGATCGTGTTTCAGAACGACGTGCGTCCGGAGCACCTCGTGACGGTTGATCCAGCCCAGCATCGCGGTGCGGAGCGAGGGCACCGACAGCGGTTCGTCGAAATCGATGGACAACCCGAGCCAAGATTCGCGACCGCCCTCGCGCCGGGTGCGGGCCCGGTGCTCGAAGGCGGCACGCAGGTGCTGCTCGTGGTTGTGCGAGGGCGAACGGCCGTCACGATGCCAGCTGCCGAGTCCGCCCTCGACTCTCGGAACCCATTCGACGAGGCGCCCCGGCTCCACCGGGGCGTCGAGGACCTGGAGGAACTCCATCCGACGTCAGTCGCCTCAGCCGCCCGTCTGCTCGACGACCTGCCGTTTGATGCGTGCCAGCATCCCGGCCATGCCGCGCAGACGCAGCGGGCTGATCACCGAG
Coding sequences within:
- a CDS encoding condensation domain-containing protein, with amino-acid sequence MEFLQVLDAPVEPGRLVEWVPRVEGGLGSWHRDGRSPSHNHEQHLRAAFEHRARTRREGGRESWLGLSIDFDEPLSVPSLRTAMLGWINRHEVLRTHVVLKHDRTERYSTQPGTVRLKMSRIGWYSDIDLLLEQVAGSFDRATAPLHWPAYRFATVARRTSFTLLFAADHSLVDGYSLVTAQYELTELYRSARDRRPHDLPPTGSYIDFSAAERTRADTADASHRAVQTWREFLAEHGDVPRFVPLVPPADDSDDPFDVEHPPQSSHSGRLLDAAQTAALDVASATAGGNIVSAVLAALALAYRSAAPESEFACVMPRHTRTDPAWEHALGWFVGLAPVVVDVRDDPDFDTAVQRAAEGLVTGRHGARLPFLRVAELLGHTPAPRFVVSYMDARGTPSSASADDGGARVLRSHSYSGDEVYIWVNRTTSGLRMHSRYPAEQPGPVLKFLDDFAGLLASTSAAM
- a CDS encoding acetyl/propionyl/methylcrotonyl-CoA carboxylase subunit alpha, translating into MSSSITQTTIKKVLIANRGEIAVRVIRAAKDAGITSVAVYAEPDADAQFVRLADEAFALGGQTSAESYLVFDKLLDAATRSGADAIHPGYGFLSENSEFAQAVLDAGLTWIGPSPQSIRDLGDKVTARHIAERAKAPMAAGTKDPVGGADEVVAFAKEYGVPVAIKAAFGGGGRGMKVAHTVEEIPELFESATREAVAAFGRGECFVEQYLDKARHVEAQVIADQHGNVVVAGTRDCSLQRRFQKLVEEAPAPFLTDAQRDQIHSSAKAICREAGYFGAGTVEYLVQGDTISFLEVNTRLQVEHPVTEETAGIDLVRQQFRIAEGKELTVTQDPTPRGHSFEFRINGEDAGRGFLPAPGPISVYKEPTGPGVRVDSGVVQGDVIGGQFDSMLAKLIVTGEDRDQALERSRRALAEFEVEGLATVLPFHRHIVSNRAFIGDGEKFDIYTKWIETDWDNPIEPYTAGEPIEEDDTAPRQNVVVEVGGRRVEVSLPGDLNLGGGGANGGAIRRKPKPRTRKKGGVAASGDAVTAPMQGTVVKVSVSEGDTVAAGDLIVVLEAMKMENPVTAHKDGTVTGLSVEAGAAVTQGTVLLEIK